A stretch of the Xanthocytophaga agilis genome encodes the following:
- a CDS encoding outer membrane beta-barrel protein, producing the protein MKKIFIAAIAMISAMTATAQVEQGKLFINGQFGVSSKSYEANSNYKYSSFALTPSVGYFVSDQFAVGLGLGFTTTKNKYINNTNVVTETTPTVNVSPFVRYYIPTSGDKFHFFAQSRLGFGFGKEKTKTEFANSTNTTESKVNTIDFSISPGFAFFPSSHWATELTLRGFYINSVNPQGGNNNNTTIGLDVNSLSPSLGISYFF; encoded by the coding sequence ATGAAAAAAATCTTTATTGCGGCTATCGCAATGATCTCAGCTATGACTGCCACTGCACAGGTAGAACAAGGAAAATTATTTATCAATGGTCAGTTTGGTGTTTCTTCCAAAAGTTATGAAGCGAATTCCAACTACAAGTATTCTTCATTTGCTTTGACTCCTAGCGTAGGTTATTTTGTTAGTGATCAGTTTGCTGTAGGATTAGGTCTGGGTTTCACTACTACAAAAAACAAATACATTAACAATACCAACGTTGTTACTGAGACTACTCCTACTGTAAATGTATCGCCATTTGTCAGATACTATATTCCTACATCTGGAGATAAATTCCATTTCTTCGCACAAAGTCGTTTAGGATTTGGATTCGGTAAGGAGAAGACTAAAACAGAATTCGCTAACTCAACAAATACCACTGAGTCAAAAGTGAATACAATCGATTTTAGCATTTCTCCAGGATTTGCCTTCTTCCCATCTTCACATTGGGCTACAGAATTAACATTAAGAGGTTTTTATATAAACTCTGTTAATCCTCAGGGAGGTAATAACAATAACACGACTATTGGTCTGGATGTAAACTCACTAAGTCCATCTCTGGGTATCAGCTATTTCTTCTAA
- the pgi gene encoding glucose-6-phosphate isomerase: MAFPKVNPTQTNAWKQLTVHAEQTRDRQIKDLFAQDADRFKKFSLTFEDILLDYSKNNISDQTKSLLLQLAEESQLKQAIEAMFGGEAINATEGRSVLHTALRNRSGKPVYSEGKDVMLDVNGVLAQMEKFSNQIISGEWKGYTGKAITDIVNIGIGGSDLGPVMVTEALKPYWKSNMSVHFVSNVDGTHIVETLKKVNPETTLFMIASKTFTTQETMANAHSARNWFLTSAKDESLVAKHFVALSTNAKEVQKFGIDTANMFGFWDWVGGRYSLWSAIGLSIACTIGFDNFKALLEGAYAMDQHFQTTPFAENIPVTLGLLGVWYNNFFDAQSHAILPYDQYMHRFAAYFQQGDMESNGKYVDRNGTPVTYSTGPVIWGEPGTNGQHAFYQLIHQGTKLIPCDFIAPAITHNAIGNHHTLLMSNFFAQTEALMKGKTEAEVRDEFIKAGKSETEFAPLVPFKVFQGNRPTNSILVKRITPYTLGSLIAMYEHKIFVQGVIWNIYSFDQWGVELGKQLASKILPELETEEEVTSHDSSTNGLINAFKSMRNISK; encoded by the coding sequence CTCGCTGACTTTCGAGGATATTTTACTGGACTATTCAAAAAACAATATATCAGATCAAACCAAAAGTCTGTTGCTTCAACTGGCTGAGGAATCCCAATTGAAGCAGGCTATTGAAGCCATGTTTGGTGGAGAAGCCATCAATGCCACAGAAGGTCGTTCGGTACTGCATACTGCCCTGCGTAACCGTTCGGGTAAGCCTGTTTATTCAGAAGGCAAAGATGTGATGCTAGATGTAAATGGAGTGCTGGCACAAATGGAAAAATTCTCTAACCAGATTATTTCCGGTGAATGGAAAGGCTACACAGGCAAAGCCATTACCGATATCGTCAACATTGGGATTGGTGGCTCTGACCTGGGTCCAGTGATGGTGACAGAAGCACTGAAGCCTTACTGGAAATCTAATATGAGTGTGCACTTTGTATCTAACGTAGATGGTACGCACATTGTGGAAACGCTGAAAAAGGTAAATCCGGAGACGACGCTGTTTATGATAGCCTCCAAAACGTTTACCACACAGGAGACTATGGCCAATGCGCATTCGGCCCGTAACTGGTTTCTGACCTCAGCCAAAGACGAAAGCCTGGTAGCCAAACACTTTGTGGCTCTGTCTACCAATGCAAAGGAGGTACAGAAGTTTGGTATTGATACAGCCAACATGTTCGGCTTCTGGGACTGGGTAGGTGGACGGTATTCTCTCTGGTCTGCTATTGGATTATCGATAGCCTGTACCATCGGATTTGACAACTTCAAAGCATTGCTGGAAGGAGCCTATGCTATGGATCAGCACTTCCAGACTACTCCTTTCGCAGAAAACATTCCTGTCACACTGGGTCTGCTGGGTGTATGGTACAACAATTTCTTTGATGCCCAAAGCCATGCCATTCTTCCGTATGATCAATATATGCACCGCTTTGCAGCCTATTTCCAGCAGGGAGATATGGAAAGCAATGGCAAATATGTAGACCGCAATGGTACACCTGTCACCTACTCTACAGGTCCTGTTATCTGGGGAGAACCGGGTACAAATGGTCAGCATGCATTTTATCAGCTGATTCACCAGGGCACCAAGTTGATTCCTTGTGACTTTATTGCGCCAGCTATTACGCACAATGCGATTGGCAATCACCATACCTTACTGATGTCTAACTTCTTTGCTCAGACAGAAGCGCTGATGAAAGGAAAGACGGAGGCTGAAGTACGCGATGAGTTCATCAAAGCAGGTAAGTCCGAAACGGAATTTGCGCCACTGGTTCCATTTAAAGTGTTCCAGGGCAATCGTCCTACTAACTCTATTCTGGTAAAACGTATCACGCCGTATACACTGGGTAGCCTGATTGCTATGTACGAACACAAGATTTTTGTACAGGGAGTAATCTGGAATATCTATAGCTTTGATCAGTGGGGGGTAGAACTGGGTAAACAGCTTGCCAGCAAGATTTTGCCTGAGCTGGAAACAGAAGAGGAAGTTACTTCACATGACAGTTCTACAAACGGATTGATTAATGCATTTAAGAGTATGCGTAATATTTCTAAGTAA
- a CDS encoding DapH/DapD/GlmU-related protein, protein MLLPHSISGIFQTLPILENYPTPWEITTDIQNIISQILATLDPDFIIRDHIAIHKDSVVEQGVVLKAPVIISKGCFIGAHAYLRGGVFLAENVSIGPGCEVKSSFIFSGSALAHFNFVGDSIIGNQVNMEAGAIIANHFNEREDKRIWAKVNHEIIDTKVTKFGALIGDNSRLGANAVTTPGTILPPNSVVGRLELVNQMAKP, encoded by the coding sequence ATGTTACTTCCACATTCCATTTCTGGCATCTTTCAGACACTCCCTATACTGGAAAACTATCCTACCCCCTGGGAAATTACAACTGATATTCAAAATATTATCTCTCAGATCCTTGCCACTCTCGATCCGGACTTTATCATCCGTGATCATATTGCCATTCATAAAGATAGTGTGGTTGAGCAAGGGGTTGTTCTGAAAGCACCTGTTATCATCTCTAAAGGTTGTTTCATTGGGGCTCATGCTTATCTTCGGGGAGGGGTATTTCTGGCAGAAAATGTATCTATAGGCCCAGGGTGTGAAGTAAAGTCCAGTTTTATCTTTTCCGGAAGTGCGCTGGCACACTTTAACTTTGTCGGGGATTCTATCATTGGCAATCAGGTAAATATGGAAGCCGGAGCAATCATTGCCAATCACTTCAATGAACGGGAAGATAAACGTATCTGGGCAAAGGTCAACCACGAAATCATTGACACAAAAGTCACTAAGTTTGGCGCCCTGATAGGAGATAACTCCCGTCTTGGAGCTAATGCCGTAACCACTCCAGGTACCATTTTACCTCCCAATAGTGTAGTTGGCAGACTGGAACTGGTAAATCAAATGGCTAAGCCGTAA